One window of Saccharopolyspora phatthalungensis genomic DNA carries:
- a CDS encoding sugar phosphate isomerase/epimerase family protein, translating to MRLGMLTACLPQWTLDRIAGWAAAAGFEALEVAVWPSTGGRDYAAAHLPVADFGPQAVEETRALFDKHGLALSAFAYYENNLHPDPARREEIQTHLRHAIDAAQALGVAYVGTFIGRDWTKSVADNLAEAERVFPALVDYAGERGVRIIIENCVMEGWHPDGYPGNLAYSPELWEWMFGLGLYLNWDPSHLTWIGIDPVETIAPYIDRIVHAQAKDVELDPAARQRYGFFGKVNKGGNPWDLGWWRYRVPGLGQIDWTRVVDRLYEHGFTGTLSVEHEDPVWGGDDERITQGLHIAHRTLRPLLVH from the coding sequence ATGCGGCTCGGAATGCTCACCGCGTGTCTTCCACAGTGGACGCTGGACCGGATCGCCGGGTGGGCTGCGGCGGCCGGATTCGAGGCGCTGGAGGTGGCGGTTTGGCCCAGCACCGGCGGCCGCGACTACGCGGCCGCCCACCTGCCGGTAGCCGACTTCGGGCCGCAGGCGGTCGAGGAGACGCGGGCGCTGTTCGACAAACACGGGCTCGCGCTGTCGGCGTTCGCCTACTACGAGAACAACCTCCACCCGGATCCGGCGCGGCGCGAGGAGATCCAGACCCACCTGCGGCACGCGATCGACGCTGCCCAGGCGCTCGGCGTGGCCTACGTCGGGACGTTCATCGGGCGGGACTGGACGAAGTCGGTGGCCGACAACCTCGCCGAAGCGGAGCGGGTGTTCCCCGCGCTGGTCGACTACGCGGGGGAGCGCGGCGTGCGGATCATCATCGAGAACTGCGTGATGGAGGGCTGGCACCCGGACGGATATCCCGGGAACCTGGCGTACTCGCCGGAGTTGTGGGAGTGGATGTTCGGCCTCGGGCTGTACCTGAACTGGGATCCGTCGCACCTGACCTGGATCGGCATCGACCCGGTCGAGACCATCGCCCCCTACATCGACCGGATCGTGCACGCCCAGGCCAAGGACGTCGAGCTGGACCCGGCGGCACGGCAGCGCTACGGCTTCTTCGGCAAGGTGAACAAGGGCGGCAACCCTTGGGACCTGGGCTGGTGGCGCTACCGCGTGCCGGGCCTGGGGCAGATCGACTGGACGCGAGTGGTGGACCGGCTCTACGAGCACGGGTTCACCGGCACGCTGTCGGTGGAGCACGAAGACCCGGTGTGGGGCGGCGACGACGAGCGCATCACCCAGGGCCTACACATCGCCCACCGCACGCTACGCCCACTGCTCGTCCATTGA
- a CDS encoding DUF397 domain-containing protein has product MPEGWRKSSRSGQQSSCVEVGRVSFGAAVRDSKDRAAGYFTTTHAQWSAFISAVKDNRFPA; this is encoded by the coding sequence CTGCCGGAAGGTTGGCGGAAGTCCAGCCGCTCCGGGCAGCAATCCTCGTGCGTCGAAGTCGGGCGGGTCTCGTTCGGTGCGGCTGTGCGGGACAGCAAGGACCGTGCCGCCGGGTACTTCACCACAACTCACGCCCAGTGGTCGGCATTCATCTCCGCCGTGAAGGACAACCGCTTCCCTGCGTGA
- a CDS encoding DUF397 domain-containing protein, translating into MPEGWRKSSRSGQQSACVEVGRVSIGAAVRDTKDRAAGYFTTTHAQWSAFISAVKDNRFVG; encoded by the coding sequence CTGCCGGAAGGGTGGCGGAAGTCCAGTCGCTCCGGGCAGCAGTCCGCGTGCGTCGAGGTTGGGCGCGTCTCGATCGGCGCTGCGGTGCGGGACACCAAGGACCGTGCCGCCGGGTACTTCACCACGACTCACGCCCAGTGGTCGGCATTCATCTCCGCCGTGAAGGACAACCGCTTCGTCGGCTGA
- a CDS encoding sensor histidine kinase, producing the protein MEVTTQNESFAPPGEASRRRTKRSDISIRSRLTWAVAIPWVVVGVLWVVGCSLFAFEAIYTQQVASGVRQMSLPAVTALDHVQRERLRSLEVVSQPGLGTAELTAQQRETDRAMAAMQQQSAALVDSAPDELKRPMTELTGHFARLPELRSRIATHQASTNEINDFYNGLFDTATRLFDVQARITPDSVTLQGALTGLGMFRGSDMFSREASLVGTSLANGELKPDQYRQLVGYIDAQHTLLETNANNLLPSVQQDYRNMLASPGWQQLVAAENKIIAQGPFDRSDAPPVRLDEWRQITNNVGSDMSGLVRNQADQVSLNGVISGNGTLWTVLYGSLIALAVALVSFIFARRVYRTVVDEALLTRLQGLRTESLAMARKLPDVVRRLRDGEAVNVETEMVALDHFGSDEVGQVAQAIQLFQQEAVEAAVGETRARQGARVVFVGMAHRIQRLLRHMHGTIDQLERNEENSAQLAKLFELDNSTTRARRTVENLLVLGDQQPGRRWSRPVALMDVLRSSVSEIDQYSRVVIGHVPEVMVSGAAVGDAIHLISELIDNATAFSPPNTQVHVDATAVARGVAVDIADQGLGMDELIRERANSMMSRPPEFDRLVLENNKAEQLGLFTAARLAQRRDISVEFGVSAYGGTRATVLFPDRILEADTAVTTSNGGGNVSGVFPVGISGASSGDAAGNDGENGYRGNNGYASSGGKHQLANPTMVPRPRELSWNGVMTDQPTSAKAPKSAETTYEWPAAEPSAQASAPTTQFEAALPEPTPAPDPTPAPDPTPTPTQTPTPPSASASSPERRRASGGRPPLPKRVPQTHLADGLRDDPEQEEQAVVASPSKLAGFRRAFRGGFGDTPGDRS; encoded by the coding sequence GTGGAAGTGACAACCCAGAACGAGTCTTTCGCACCCCCTGGAGAAGCGAGCAGACGCCGGACGAAACGCTCCGACATCTCGATCAGATCGCGACTGACGTGGGCAGTCGCCATTCCCTGGGTCGTCGTCGGCGTCCTGTGGGTGGTCGGCTGTTCGCTGTTCGCCTTCGAAGCCATTTACACCCAGCAGGTCGCCTCGGGTGTCCGGCAGATGTCGCTGCCGGCCGTGACGGCGCTGGACCACGTCCAGCGGGAACGCCTGCGCAGCCTTGAGGTCGTCAGCCAACCCGGCCTGGGCACGGCTGAGCTCACCGCGCAGCAACGGGAGACCGACCGGGCCATGGCCGCCATGCAGCAGCAGTCCGCGGCACTGGTCGATTCGGCACCCGACGAGCTCAAGCGCCCGATGACCGAGCTGACCGGCCACTTCGCCCGGCTGCCCGAGCTGCGTTCCCGGATCGCCACCCACCAGGCTTCGACCAACGAGATCAACGACTTCTACAATGGGCTGTTCGACACGGCCACCCGGCTGTTCGACGTGCAGGCGCGAATCACCCCGGACTCCGTGACCCTGCAGGGCGCGCTCACCGGGTTGGGGATGTTCCGTGGTTCGGACATGTTCTCCCGCGAGGCGTCCCTGGTCGGGACTTCGCTGGCCAACGGCGAGCTGAAGCCGGACCAGTACCGGCAGTTGGTGGGATACATCGACGCCCAGCACACGCTGCTGGAGACCAACGCCAACAACCTGTTGCCCTCGGTCCAGCAGGATTATCGCAACATGCTGGCCAGCCCGGGCTGGCAGCAGCTGGTCGCCGCCGAGAACAAGATCATCGCCCAAGGTCCCTTCGACCGCAGTGACGCGCCGCCGGTGCGGCTGGACGAGTGGCGGCAGATCACCAACAACGTCGGCTCCGATATGTCCGGACTGGTGCGCAACCAGGCCGACCAGGTGTCCTTGAACGGCGTCATCAGCGGTAACGGAACACTGTGGACGGTGCTCTACGGCAGCTTGATCGCGCTGGCTGTCGCGCTCGTGTCGTTCATCTTCGCCCGCCGCGTCTACCGCACGGTGGTCGACGAGGCACTGCTGACCCGGCTGCAGGGCCTGCGCACCGAGTCGCTGGCAATGGCGCGGAAGCTGCCGGACGTGGTGCGCCGGCTGCGCGACGGCGAGGCCGTCAACGTCGAGACCGAGATGGTCGCGCTGGACCACTTCGGCAGCGACGAGGTCGGCCAGGTGGCCCAGGCGATCCAGCTGTTCCAGCAGGAAGCGGTGGAAGCGGCGGTCGGCGAGACCCGGGCCCGACAGGGTGCACGTGTGGTGTTCGTCGGCATGGCGCACCGAATCCAGCGCCTGCTGCGGCACATGCACGGCACCATCGACCAGCTGGAGCGCAACGAGGAGAACTCCGCGCAGCTGGCCAAACTGTTCGAACTGGACAACTCGACCACCCGCGCGCGGCGCACGGTCGAGAACCTGCTGGTGCTTGGTGACCAGCAGCCCGGTCGCCGGTGGAGCCGACCGGTCGCGCTGATGGACGTGTTACGTTCGTCGGTCTCCGAGATCGACCAGTACTCGCGCGTGGTCATCGGGCACGTCCCGGAGGTCATGGTCAGCGGCGCGGCCGTCGGCGACGCGATCCACCTGATCTCCGAGCTGATCGACAACGCGACCGCGTTCTCCCCGCCGAACACGCAGGTGCACGTGGACGCCACCGCAGTCGCCCGAGGTGTCGCCGTCGACATCGCCGACCAGGGCCTGGGCATGGACGAGCTGATCCGCGAGCGGGCGAACTCGATGATGTCCCGTCCGCCGGAGTTCGACCGTCTGGTGCTGGAGAACAACAAGGCCGAGCAGCTGGGCCTGTTCACCGCCGCGCGACTCGCGCAGCGCCGGGACATCAGCGTGGAATTCGGCGTCTCGGCCTACGGCGGCACCCGTGCCACGGTGCTGTTCCCGGACCGGATCCTGGAAGCCGACACGGCGGTCACCACGAGCAACGGCGGCGGTAACGTCAGCGGTGTTTTCCCCGTCGGCATCAGCGGCGCGAGCAGCGGCGATGCGGCCGGGAACGACGGTGAAAACGGCTACCGCGGCAACAACGGTTACGCGAGTAGTGGTGGCAAACACCAACTCGCCAACCCGACGATGGTGCCGCGACCACGGGAGTTGAGCTGGAATGGTGTCATGACCGACCAGCCCACCTCGGCGAAGGCGCCGAAGTCGGCCGAGACCACTTACGAGTGGCCTGCGGCGGAACCGAGCGCACAAGCCAGCGCGCCCACGACGCAGTTCGAGGCGGCGCTGCCGGAGCCGACGCCGGCACCCGATCCGACGCCGGCACCCGACCCGACGCCGACGCCGACCCAGACCCCGACGCCGCCCTCGGCGTCGGCGTCTTCGCCGGAACGACGGCGGGCTTCGGGCGGCCGTCCG